From the genome of Anopheles funestus chromosome 2RL, idAnoFuneDA-416_04, whole genome shotgun sequence:
CGATTACCAGCTCGGTTTTGGAGTCTTTGGTAATCAGCTTCACCAGGCTACCGTTGGCAGGACGTTCCTCTCCTTTGGACCACTTGTGGAACAACCTGTAATTGGATGGTGAACGAAAACACAGGTTTGCTTTATCTCATGGCAAACCACCAAGCGCGGCCTTGGCCTTCATTAAACGGAACTTACTCGGCAAGGAATTCGAGCGGCGTCCAGGTAGACGTATCCGCATCCGGCATCCATTTGCGGTTCATCGGTGTATCCAGCGTCACGGGAAGGATGGAAACGACGAGCGAATTATCCGGCAATCCCGATTTTTCGCCGGCCAGACTTTTCGTCAGCTGGTGCACGGCTGCCTTCGCCATACCGTATCCAATCATTCCGGGTGTACCCTCGAGCGCGGGATTGGCTCCAGTTAGCACAAGCAAACCGCCCGGCTTCAGATGGTTGGCACCGACCGTGGCCGAAATGGCCGACGACCACACCGACTGCTTCCACATGAGGTCGGAGTTTTTGGCGAGATCCTTTTT
Proteins encoded in this window:
- the LOC125765144 gene encoding dihydropteridine reductase isoform X1: MASGKILIYGGRGALGASCVQFFKKNNWWVGSIDLTENDVADANIVVDRDADWVSQEAAVLSKVGTELKGESLDAIICVAGGWAGGNAKKDLAKNSDLMWKQSVWSSAISATVGANHLKPGGLLVLTGANPALEGTPGMIGYGMAKAAVHQLTKSLAGEKSGLPDNSLVVSILPVTLDTPMNRKWMPDADTSTWTPLEFLAELFHKWSKGEERPANGSLVKLITKDSKTELVIV
- the LOC125765144 gene encoding dihydropteridine reductase isoform X2 gives rise to the protein MASGKILIYGGRGALGASCVQFFKKNNWWVGSIDLTENDVADANIVVDRDADWVSQEAAVLSKVGTELKGESLDAIICVAGGWAGGNAKKDLAKNSDLMWKQSVWSSAISATVGANHLKPGGLLVLTGANPALEGTPGMIGYGMAKAAVHQLTKSLAGEKSGLPDNSLVVSILPVTLDTPMNRKWMPDADTSTWTPLEFLAELFHKWSKGEERPANGSLVKLITKDSKTELKS